The genomic stretch ATCGCGCTCGACTCGTGGTGGCTaatgtcgtcgtcgtcgcggGTGACGACGACGGCGTCGGTCGGTGGCGGCGGTAGTGGCGGTTGGTTGTTTGCTTCCTCCTTCCTCACACGAGTCATCCAGCAGTCACTATTGCTCACCGTGTGTACCGACATGGCACGGTATACCACACAGCACAATCGcggacgcgatttttttttgttagcttttttccttatttttaattcaattcTCTTACGTAAACTTCCCCCCGCAATAACAGTCTATCGGTCGTCGTTTAAGACAAAACGACGGCGAACTGCGAATGCTTCGCGCTAAACAGAGCAGGCCGACTGCGAAACAACTTCGACGGCTCTCATAGCGCGCGAAGTTTGCCGGTTTCGTCGGATCTCAGCTcagcgtcgtcgtcgtcgttgtcgcgTTACTCTCACCTCATCGGCGGTGGTTCGCTCGCATCTCGCTGCCAGGCAACCAACCAACAAACGGTTTTGTTGTACAGTACAGCTCACACAATTGGACACATTGTGAGGCGAAACCGCTGCTCCAACTGTAATGTCCGTACGCCGCATATTCTCCTGGCTGGGACTTGTTCTTTAATCGCGACCGTCTCCGGGTGGTGGAGACGTGCAACAGCTGAGCGAACCGAGCGCACTGTTAAAAGTGTACCGCCGGCTTGCTTGCGCTAGGGTGGTGATTGCTGCTGCCAAAGTTCAGGCGCGGAATTAACAGCACCTGCTGGCACACCCTTTCGGGATCATTAATTTAAACTGTGTTGCCTTTACCGGCATGTTGCTGGAACTGATGCTTTCTGAATATGCTTAATTCGTTAAAGAAATTTATAGACTAATTATAAGGAAATAATAAGAAACTTCTTGATCAGCGTGTTTCTTGCGTCTCCTTTTCAACAAAAAGTCCGAGTGTGTCATCTGCATAGACTCAACTAATTACTAGCTTGATTCAACTAGGCCTCTGAACTGTGGAGTTTTACAAACTTTTTGTCTTAACAATGTACATATTTGGAACACACGAAAAAAATCGCATGCCATAGCTGACTACTTTGTACTGAAGGATGactatagaaaacaaaaatttgaaagaCTCTCATGAAATTGACAATGAGAAATTTTCATAAGTCACTTAAAACCAGACCTATATGCCAGCTTGAGATTTGTTGCTTTACATTTTATGCCATCTCACAAACGTTAGATGGTTCCAAGAACCTTTCAGTTGATCTCGAGGTGGGATGCTAGTATATCAAACCAGGCGTCATTTGTTCGAACCTCGGTTGGGCTAACGTCTGATGGCATTATTGTCTTTATGtgtttcaaagttatgtaccgAATTGTATATACTTATTTTCATcaaagtaaaaaatatatcgAAAATTCAAGAAATGATAAAACTTTGATTCAAAAATCGAGCTAAAATCGCTTAGAATTCTTTAGAAGAGTAGAAATACGGTTTTCAATTTtgctttaaaacaaaaacaaaaattgaaaaaagtaaaaaatgctcaagaaaaaatttaaaggtCTGAAGTGACAAAAAAGTATTCTAACCAATTGTCGTTTCTAAAAGGTAGAAGTAGCCAAAATTAGTGATAcgaaacgaaaataatttttaattatacTCAAAACTTATGAAAAAATCTGGAGGCTTGAGAATGCTGAACCTATATCTAAATTCTCTCTTAAATTGCTTTATTACTTCTTGAAAACCAATAAGATATCTtcgtaaaaataaaaacataaaacagcTTAAAAACAACTGTGAAAAATACCCCTGAAAACCCAAAACTTAAGGATAAAAATGGTATCAAATAAGTACCGCTTATATTACTGAGCTTCAAAGATCTGTAAAAACACAAGCACATTTCTGAAATTATCAAAACATGCGTttgaacattagagaatggctaagatattcaaaaattgattggaaaggcaaaaataatcTCTATTCGAGGTCAAAAATGTActtaaatcattttaaaaacTCCGAAAAGTAACTAGAATGTTAGTAGAGCTTCTTAGCCGCAAGGTtatagagtccgctttgacaagcgagaggtgataggttcgaatcttagtagaaccagggcATTCGTTGGAAAAAAACGCTTTTAATTATGGGTTTATTCTTAGGCTCTTCCACACGaaacttccctccagacttTATGACCACTGGTCTAAAGCTTTGATAACCatagcacgttatacgctgCTAGAgtagagtgatagcttgcaggaggatatgcgaaggtcgataaggaagtaggttactaagtctgaagaagaagacaaaaagcactataacacggaacAGGTAAAAACACAGGTGTTCTACTGCAGAAGGGTAAAAACCAAAAAATGtgcgaacagcaaaaacgtccagacaatgccacaaaatataaaaaactacTGGTTGCAGTGGggcccatacaaaaaaaaatgttttttgtagAATAACCTAATTGGCTTGATTCTATAAAAAAAGGTTTCGAAGTCGGttatttgtggcttcaacacagtTTCACCTTCGAATGTGAAATGATtcacatttacatttttaaataaaataaatcgaatAGTTTGCCTTTTAACACCAAATGCGTGATAAAAATGAGTATTTGTGGttagaaaacaaaactttgtaTTGGCTTTCGACTAGAAGGCACATAACCTTTTCGTAGATATTTGAAATTAAGCGATATATTTCGAAAGGGAGTTCTAAATATACATCAGAACAAAAAAGGAGAAGAAATTGGTGCAGGATTCTATGCAGGAGCTTACTAAAGTCGACAAAGCGATATAGAAGAAATAATTTTCATAGATTTATGACACTGTTTTTATAAGGGCATTAATAAACATGTGAAAATTTATGTTCTTCtcatatattttgaaaataaaacaccggaaaatttggaaaatatcgctgGGAAAGCCGGTAAAAAACGAGAAATTGAAAATTGGTTTTAAGTGGTCACCCTGTAATACGCAAATGAGTTAAAAATCTGCTTTCACAGAGATATCTGGAAACACATTTTAGTTACCCGTCAAATTTGCCAAGAGCTTCTCGGCCCACTAGATGAGCCTCAGGGAGCCTCTTGCCGCTCGCAAACTCTATGTTGGGAAACACTGGTCTATTCAGTTAAAAATGTCTATAAGAAGGATATcggaaagcaaaacaaaaatattttgaagttaTACAATTTTAAAGTAAATTTACTTAAAACTCAGTTTAAAATTGGCGGGAGGAAAATGGAGTCAAAATGGGAGAAAACACAAATTCAGCTAAAATATGTTATGATCCAGTCTGCCGAGAAAtttgaatatatatatttttaaatatttacttTAGTTAAACTTAAAATCCGTGCTAAAGCTTGAAaacatttaatttaaatttcgcAAGGACTGAAATGATTGAAAATGGTTTCAAAAAAATCTCGTTCCCGAAGTTAAAAAGCAGCCAAAATGATTCTGAATTCAAAATTTATGGAAACACAAGTCTTCAAGACTGAAGCAAAAACTTACTTTACAAAATACTGAGAACCTTATCTAGAAAGTGCAGAAAATTACAAATATCAAATCGCTTGGTTAAACAGTTGAGTTGAACCGATAATCAATTTCTGAATTTCTATTCCCAAGAACCGCTcttcaaaataaattgaaaaattttcggGAAAACCGGAAACAAAGGGTAATTTAAAATTGGAAATCTTCTGGCCAACATGAACGAAGTATACATGTTTTTGGTTGAAATTTCATGATAAAATTGAGAAAACTAGCAAACTTACAGTTATTTAAGAAAAATCTTAAGCACGCTTGAAAAtgctgcaattttttttttgtcatccgAAATATGTTGGTACTAGTGATAACCATTGGAAATTTACTATTGAGTTTCCGCCTATGGGCAAAAAAGACTTTTAGTATCCAATCCCATTCATGACTGAACGACCATGACTCTACGACATTGCGACCTCCGTTTGATAGAACACTTTCCATTCAGCACCACCCCAGCACCGCAAATTTAACCCGTTTGTGGCTTGCTTGTTCGTTcttccgtcgtcgtcgtcgtcgttgttgtAGTTGTTCTTCTTCTTCCTCCATACCTTGCAACACACACGCACATGATGCCATGAGGAGGATCGTACGTGTGGTAAGCGCGTTATTTTTTTTCGCGTACATACGCGAAGCCGGAAATAACTTATTTGCAATTTGACCTCGACAGAATGTGTCCGCCGACTCTTGCTCGAGTTGTGGTCGTCTTGGATTTTGGTCCTCGCAGTCGTcttcgttgtcgtcgtcgtcgttactTTTAGCGGCGATTGTTTTTACTCCTTTGTTTtgcgttttttgtttgtttgcagTTTTCCCGTTTCCTTAGCCAGCAAACTCGCATACGCACACACGTGCGTTGTTTGTTGTTGGGAAGGAATTTAAATTTTCTCACCCGATTTCCGTGCTGCAGTGATCTTTGTGAACTGTACAATCTCAGTAGGCTTGTGATGCGCTGCGATTGCGATCACAGTACAGCAACCGTGTTGCGTTGCGATCGCCGGTTAATCATCTAAACCGATAAGCCGTGTGATGAACTCTACCCGATGTGATTACGTTATCCAGCATTGTTACAGGCAGGGAAATTAAGCCTGCCAGCTTGGATTAAGCCAACACAATCAACCGCACATGGCAATAAATTGTCAATTCCGGGGTTAATATCAGGAATTATTTCTGCCACACAAAGCAAATTAATTGCTCGTTTTCCTGCTGCTTTCTCGCTTGCTCTTTCTCCTTCCAGTGACAGCAAAGCACCCAGCAGCAGTAATCGCTTCATAAATATATTGATTCGAGTGTAAAAAAACGGAACTGCACGCGTGGTATCACTTTTTACCCATAAAATAGCAGGACCTGCAAAAAAAGCATATGCACATCAAACAACCACAGCAGGCTAGAGCAGGGGGTAGCCAAGCAGACGGTAAAGCAGCGAATAAAAAATTGACTCGAGCTGTTTTCTCCGCCTACTACAACCAGTGCCCTCATCCGACCCACGAGATGCTGCCGGAATGATGGTATGGAACATTTGTTTGTACACACGACAGAGGCGCTTCCGGGAGGCGGAAACGGCTTTACCGATGATTGGCCGCCACTTCAGGTCTCTTCGTCCACAATATGTACCCCCAACGCGAGCGCAGGGTGGAAGAGATAATACGGGGACAAGTATTTATAGATTTAGTAAGAGTAATATCCGGTTCGTGATATAAATTGAGGAAATTGATTTTCGATTTCTCTGCTCTACTCTGGAAACAACCGCCAGCAGGCCAGTCTGACGAGTGTGGGTCTGAAATGGCCGGCTGTTTTTCTCCCCAAAAGGGTCAAATTCAACGATAATCGTCTCTCTCTTTCGCTCACTCCAAATTGGGCTGTCTTTTTCGGTGCTCAGAAGCCAAAAACGGACGGTTACTATTTTAAATGGACCTCGGGCTAATTAGGAACGAAGGCAGATGAACGAAATTACACAAAACTGCGTCCATCCTGACGTTCTGTTGACCTTGTATCAACTCCGGCCGGCCGATGAGTGAAGAGATAGCAATCTTTACACCGATCGGAGATTCGACGACAGCCGGAGTggttcgtagttttgtgaaatattaagCTATATTTGTGCAGTTTCCGCTTTCGGCCATGTTCGACGATCTAAAAAGTTCGCAAGGTTGACGCAAATTTGACGAGCTTCGTTAATTGCCCACCGCGACATAAAATGGTCCTCCACATCCCGGACACCGTTTAAATACTTTCACGAaaataaatatgtataaaaaatTAGTTGTCGCGCTCGCGCGATTTTTTGTCTAGACAGTGTGGACACGGGGGATTCGAGAATTCACTAATTGATGGTGGTTCGCCTTCCCTAGGGAGACGGAGAGCGAGAGCAGAAAATATAACCTAATGCGAAAGCTATTTCCGGTGTGACAGAGTCTGTGCGTATTCCTTTGGCATGAGCCATCATCATTTTATGCTTTAAATAAACGtagataaatttaaattcaTTACTGATGTACAATTCTTTTTCTCTGTTTACAGGTAAGAAACTATTGCATTCTTCAGTCTGTTTATGGTAAGAAATGGGGTTTACGAAAATCACACAACAATCTTAACACCTCgcagaaacaacgaaaatgcgTTACGACGACGGGAACAGCGACCGCGACAACGAGGCAAAATAGACATCAAATCGATTGACAATGACATTGAATCGTTTATTATCGGTCGCCCTTTCTCCGCTACTCTACccgcgcacacacacatacacgtgtgtatgtgtgtctaTGCGCCGACCGGAATCCGGACCGGAAGAGAGAGGTGAAAGCACGGTGTACGAAAGAGCGCGCGCGGTGAAAGCCGGTAATTTTCTGTCGCTCCATCGGTGCATCCAAACTGTCGACGGACGGCGCGCATATGTGGCACGGTAGTAGGATTGCTGTGCGTCGACGACGGCGGCACCGAAGACAAGCGAACACCACTGGTTATGATTATCATCTGTAGGGGAGAGTGGGGTAAAATGCGCCCCCTAAGCAAAACGATGATTTTCTTTGTTAATTTAATATAAAATTtgcgtttgattttttttagcgAACGTTACCAGGTTTTAGCTTTATTCCGAACAAAGGTGTGACTTGAAAAACCCAAAAATTTGATAGATATTATCGTTTTTCGGAAGAaggatttttttatcaaaagaaaagcaACGGGGCAAAATGCGCCAGCAGGGGTGCAAAATGAGCCGCAACAAAGGGGTAAAATGCACCACAATAAAGTGCAAAATGCACCACAACAATGTAAATTATGTGCCAGCGCGGTGTACTCAACACAACATAACTTAATTTTGCTATTAAAATGTGCTTAACGAATTTCTGTATCTCTGTTTTTAGGAATTTTAAAGTTGCTAACGTGCCTcatgttaaaaattttaatgtGATTGCAGTTATTAGTTCAAGCACATGTTTCTATAAAATCTTTTCATGATACTCGATTTGCATTGTTGAGGTTATCTGAAAAAATGCATATCAAGTTTTACATAATTGTCCCACTTGTATATAAGTTCTATAGAACCTGGAACATTATGCTTCCAGGTAAAGTTTAGAAATGATTGACTCCATTAAACCGCCAATATGTAGGGATTTATCATATTGACTGACAGATTTTGGCGATTACTTCATCTATCTAATCTCTAATCTAAACTTTATCAAACTACTACTAAACAATCAATATTTTGATAAGTTTGTCAATGAGTCTTTTGAGTTTTGACTAaacaagtaaaaaactactgagagaaatcaaaattattttcaatgcgTTACTTATGTTAAGGCTTCACAAACTAAAGTTTTttaatattaaaattatttgaaaaaaacatgtctTGTGAGGGTAAATAGTTTAACAAAATGTCATCaatgtatttgaaaaatagatgaactacatatttttattttcaacagaAATTATGTTTAGTTTCTTCTCATTTTTTTGTTAAGTCATCTtcatattttcaacatttttgatcgTGGAATGATACCTTTTAAAAACATGTGTTTAGTAATATAGCctgattatgttttttttttaagaacatGGAGTTTACATTAAATGCAATTAGGAATTTTAGTTGCAGTTACCGCATTCCAAATAAAGCTTGTTAGTCGTGCTACATTCTACATGGAACCATGCTTGACATAAAATACATTTGAGCCAACCGTTTCCTTCTTCGGATGCACTAAAAACAACTCCACAATAGTAACAAAGGACGTCTTCGAATGGGATGTCCTTGGGGTTATTTTTCCGTACACTTTTACGACCAGCTGAAGTTTTTTTGAGTAGCTTCAGATCCCTTTGAGCAGTTGATTTTAACAAACTTTTCCTATACGCAGCGGATGTCAGATCAACCGATTCTCCCTTCTTTCTGGATTGCTTAAGCGGCCTCTTGTTCTCAGACTTTTCTTGGACTCCTTGTGTCGAAGATCGAAAACCGTTGGTCATTGTAACAGCTCTGATATTGCACTCTTGATCCCATCGCTTTTGTTTGGTTGTTGACTTCATCTCAATGAGCCTATTCGAAATGCTGCTGGACGTCAGTGGAGCGTTGGCCAACGTCATAACTTCGGTGAGTCGGTCGGTTTGAAATGTCTCCCAGTTTGAAACGCTGCTGGGTATCAATTGCGTGTTACTTAACGATGTGAGTTCGGAAAACGATATCTGCAAGTTGGAAACGTTACTGGTCAACGATGGAGTACAGTTCAGCGTCATTACTTCGGTGAGTGGTGTATGCTCAGCGTTCATTTCTGAGTACGATTGCGTTGATATTAGTCCATTTTCTCCTACAATGTAATACAAGTTTGGGTCTACAATACAATGTTCCGTATCCGCATCCTCACTGGTCTCGATGAGGTCGATCCCTATTAAAGTAAGTAAAGAGGcattattataaaaatttataattataaaattttttttggacgaTTTTAAACTTTTAGCTTTTGTTTCTCTAAGTTCGAACCATCATCAATGTTTGGcatatattttgtatatttcataattttttttatttttttcatgaatattttttgggttttttttctgGAGGGTGAAAAATACTGTTTACATTTTTGTGAACTCTGATCTTTTTTAggctcaaaaacaaaaacattttgaaattttttagtcTTTATCtgttcatgttgaaaaaatcatcattgtGTAGGTAACATATTGTAGTTATTCTAGAATAATAGGTTTTGAAAAAGGACcttataaaaatattcaatttatacttttttttgtttttcctgtAATATAAATAAATTTCGAATAAAATCGTTGTTCTATGTTGTTTAGAATTGCTCAACATTATTAtgtcatggaagcaaaaacaaagtttaccaagaaagaaaatatcaataaaaatatttaattggatGGTATTACGAATTAGACATCCTAATATCCTTTTTCGAATTTGTTTTTAGTATAAATCTGCTGCTTACCTTGCAATCCACTTATGTTGACGCTGGCATCCACTACTTGAGTATTGCACAATTGGACCTCTTCTGCAGGGACTGTGTACGACTCCGAATATGTACCTTCCACCACACAAATTTGGTTTCCGTCAACTGTCTCAACTGCCGTAGATGCATCTTCCGGTAGTAGTGAAGCTTCGTTTGAACTTTGATTCGAAGAAATTGTTTCGGCCCTAGTAGAAATGATCGGTGTATTCTTCTCGTTGACGTCGTGAGCAAGCGCTTCGAGCGCGTCAGATGGAGCAAAGTCTTTGCTGGTAAAAATGTTGGGATTGAATGGAATAATTCCGGTGGCTTTAAATCCATTTTCAGCAGTTTCCATTGTAGCCGTACGAACAAATGCCTCTTTGACCAACGCGCATATATTGTTTAATGTTACTACCTGTCCGGGATTATTCTTCATAAAAGCATTCACTGCATTAGAATACTTTGCTTTGAACGGACTCATGAAAGCTACGTCAAGCGGTTGTAACTTGTGGGAAGTGTGGGGTGGCATCGATATAATTTGCACGTGATTGACGTTCGCTTTCTCTAGCATACTGAAATTTCTGGAGTGGCTTGTATGCCCATCCAATATTAGTAGCATCGGATCTTTTTCGGTAGGTTTGAAATGTTCTATGAAATGATCCATCCACGTATTACATGTTTCCATGTTGCTCCAACCGCTTGCAGAGCACAAGAACTTTGCATCTTGCGGAGCACCGCATTTCCACGACTCTTGCATCCTTATACGGGGAAATATAAATGTCGGTGGCAGATAATTGCCGCTCGCTGACATTGAAAATATGACTGTTGTGGTGATTCCCCGCTCAGCCGAAGTAACTCCAGCAACGCGCCTTTCTCCCTTCTTCGCAATaactttatttgtttttgtaggtacctacgaaaaataaaagtaTAATTAACAATGTGCTTAGATTCCATGCTGGGgtgtttaaatttaaaaaatattaagaaaCTTTAAAACGGAGCTTTGCTCTGTCACAAATGTCAAACTGCTATTAACAAGAGTTTAAGTTTACTTCTTTGGTAGATTTACCTTATGAAAATTGAATAAGTTTACCAGACAAAAATCGTTTACGGCTATTAATAACTTACGACCGAAATTtgctaatttttcaatcagtaAAAAGTTCAACGGGTAGCGCCTAGAAATGCTTCCGGTTAGATATCAATAAATACTTACGGTGCTAACTGCTGTTTCATCCATGTTCGCTACTCTGCTGGGTGGGTAATTATGGGTTGCAAGCTTCTTCGAGCAGCTTAAAAATAATCTTGACGCTCTCACGGTTGAATCCTTTCATACGTGCCATCGATGTGTCTTCTGGCTGCCGCAATGTCAAAGAAGGGTTTCGATGCACAAACAGCTTGAACCAATCCTTTCCAGCAAGTTTAGTGGAAAGATTAAACGGATGGGGAATACCGTTCTCGTTTGCCTTTTTATACGCCAAACTGCGGACATCTTTAGAAGTCAGGCCATATCCCATCTGACTGAAACGTATTAGTTCACTGGCTAACTGTTCCTCGTGTGCAAGCGTAAACACTGGTTTGATACTTCCCAGTTGTCTTACCTGGGAATGTATTTTCTGTTAGAAAACCGtcgaaaaaatcataattttttcaCTCACCTGGATTGATTCTCCGTCTGCCGTCTTATCGAGGTACCGTTCTAAAGTCTTTCTTGGCACTTCGTAAATGCGTGCCGCGGTCCTTTTTCCCATTCCTCCTCGCACTGCATGAACTGCTTGGTTCATTTTTTCGACAGTCCAAGCTCTACGGTCAGTTTTGCGTCGATAAATTCGTCCCATTTTGCCTATAGCACAACACTTTCTACTGAGAACTgcgattttttgttttctcttttgtTAATGCGCTCGAAGTGACAGATGTTTTCTGGCGTTGCTTCAGATAAGGGTCTAACCGTGTAATGCGCTCagttgattttaaattgaaattttatttgttatcaTTT from Wyeomyia smithii strain HCP4-BCI-WySm-NY-G18 chromosome 3, ASM2978416v1, whole genome shotgun sequence encodes the following:
- the LOC129728205 gene encoding uncharacterized protein LOC129728205 isoform X2 — protein: MDETAVSTVPTKTNKVIAKKGERRVAGVTSAERGITTTVIFSMSASGNYLPPTFIFPRIRMQESWKCGAPQDAKFLCSASGWSNMETCNTWMDHFIEHFKPTEKDPMLLILDGHTSHSRNFSMLEKANVNHVQIISMPPHTSHKLQPLDVAFMSPFKAKYSNAVNAFMKNNPGQVVTLNNICALVKEAFVRTATMETAENGFKATGIIPFNPNIFTSKDFAPSDALEALAHDVNEKNTPIISTRAETISSNQSSNEASLLPEDASTAVETVDGNQICVVEGTYSESYTVPAEEVQLCNTQVVDASVNISGLQGIDLIETSEDADTEHCIVDPNLYYIVGENGLISTQSYSEMNAEHTPLTEISFSELTSLSNTQLIPSSVSNWETFQTDRLTEVMTLANAPLTSSSISNRLIEMKSTTKQKRWDQECNIRAVTMTNGFRSSTQGVQEKSENKRPLKQSRKKGESVDLTSAAYRKSLLKSTAQRDLKLLKKTSAGRKSVRKNNPKDIPFEDVLCYYCGVVFSASEEGNGWLKCILCQAWFHVECSTTNKLYLECGNCN
- the LOC129728205 gene encoding uncharacterized protein LOC129728205 isoform X1 translates to MDETAVSTVPTKTNKVIAKKGERRVAGVTSAERGITTTVIFSMSASGNYLPPTFIFPRIRMQESWKCGAPQDAKFLCSASGWSNMETCNTWMDHFIEHFKPTEKDPMLLILDGHTSHSRNFSMLEKANVNHVQIISMPPHTSHKLQPLDVAFMSPFKAKYSNAVNAFMKNNPGQVVTLNNICALVKEAFVRTATMETAENGFKATGIIPFNPNIFTSKDFAPSDALEALAHDVNEKNTPIISTRAETISSNQSSNEASLLPEDASTAVETVDGNQICVVEGTYSESYTVPAEEVQLCNTQVVDASVNISGLQGIDLIETSEDADTEHCIVDPNLYYIVGENGLISTQSYSEMNAEHTPLTEVMTLNCTPSLTSNVSNLQISFSELTSLSNTQLIPSSVSNWETFQTDRLTEVMTLANAPLTSSSISNRLIEMKSTTKQKRWDQECNIRAVTMTNGFRSSTQGVQEKSENKRPLKQSRKKGESVDLTSAAYRKSLLKSTAQRDLKLLKKTSAGRKSVRKNNPKDIPFEDVLCYYCGVVFSASEEGNGWLKCILCQAWFHVECSTTNKLYLECGNCN
- the LOC129728205 gene encoding uncharacterized protein LOC129728205 isoform X3 is translated as MDETAVSTVPTKTNKVIAKKGERRVAGVTSAERGITTTVIFSMSASGNYLPPTFIFPRIRMQESWKCGAPQDAKFLCSASGWSNMETCNTWMDHFIEHFKPTEKDPMLLILDGHTSHSRNFSMLEKANVNHVQIISMPPHTSHKLQPLDVAFMSPFKAKYSNAVNAFMKNNPGQVVTLNNICALVKEAFVRTATMETAENGFKATGIIPFNPNIFTSKDFAPSDALEALAHDVNEKNTPIISTRAETISSNQSSNEASLLPEDASTAVETVDGNQICVVEGTYSESYTVPAEEVQLCNTQVVDASVNISGLQGIDLIETSEDADTEHCIVDPNLYYIVGENGLISTQSYSEMNAEHTPLTE